Proteins encoded in a region of the Paenibacillus sp. W2I17 genome:
- a CDS encoding urease accessory protein UreF, whose amino-acid sequence MNRGNKLLDYVKLLDSSIQVGGFTHSFGMDIHIREGTIRNAEDLESFMRCQLHPSIVRLEGMAIKGIYTAADHKDTWRIALIDKLVHVQRTPGDLREQAATMGKRLIRLARALHPWIEFSQLEQIFAKYDSVGCLSTVHAWINHHLDIPVEEAVLGYLHSAMNACITEASKVIPLNNDTTKDLMVRLATDLENEWKTVSASAADGLAQPTSMSMKSFFPSFHMLGAGLHAYRA is encoded by the coding sequence GTGAACCGTGGGAATAAGCTGCTCGATTATGTCAAACTGCTTGATTCCTCTATTCAGGTTGGAGGGTTCACCCATTCCTTCGGCATGGATATCCATATCAGGGAGGGTACCATTCGTAATGCTGAAGATCTCGAATCATTCATGCGTTGTCAGTTGCATCCGAGCATCGTTCGTCTTGAAGGTATGGCCATCAAAGGTATCTATACCGCAGCAGATCACAAGGATACATGGCGGATAGCTCTGATCGACAAGCTCGTCCATGTTCAGCGAACCCCTGGAGATCTCAGAGAACAAGCTGCCACCATGGGTAAACGATTGATCAGACTCGCACGCGCTCTGCACCCCTGGATTGAATTCAGCCAGCTCGAACAGATCTTTGCCAAATATGATTCGGTTGGCTGCCTCTCCACTGTTCACGCCTGGATTAACCACCACCTCGACATCCCGGTCGAAGAGGCGGTCCTTGGTTACCTGCATTCAGCCATGAATGCCTGCATAACCGAAGCCTCCAAAGTCATTCCCCTGAACAACGATACAACCAAGGATCTGATGGTCCGCCTGGCCACAGATCTGGAGAATGAATGGAAGACCGTCAGCGCCTCGGCTGCGGATGGACTGGCACAGCCAACCTCGATGTCCATGAAATCGTTTTTCCCCAGTTTCCATATGCTCGGAGCTGGGCTTCATGCCTACAGGGCCTAA
- the urtE gene encoding urea ABC transporter ATP-binding subunit UrtE produces the protein MLSLQRIESGYGESNVLRGVNLDVQPGQVVCLMGRNGVGKTTLMKTLMGLLKTRKGSIQWQNQELSTLDTAKRARAGIGYVPQGREIFPQLTVKENLLLGLETSAPGVKTFPEDVLAMFPVLATMYGRQGGDLSGGQQQQLAFARALASRPGLLLLDEPTEGIQPSIVEDIRQVILQLKAKGNLSVLLVEQSIDFVRSAADYIYIMDKGTITLHGTPQELDMSQFEHHLSV, from the coding sequence ATGCTGTCGCTGCAACGAATTGAATCCGGCTACGGGGAAAGCAATGTGCTTCGTGGTGTGAACCTGGATGTACAGCCTGGACAGGTGGTGTGTCTGATGGGCCGTAACGGTGTAGGTAAAACAACGTTGATGAAAACATTAATGGGGCTGCTCAAAACACGCAAGGGCAGTATTCAGTGGCAAAATCAGGAGTTATCCACCTTGGACACAGCCAAGCGGGCAAGGGCAGGGATTGGTTATGTACCGCAGGGGCGGGAGATTTTCCCGCAGCTTACGGTGAAAGAAAATTTATTGCTCGGTCTGGAGACGAGTGCACCGGGAGTAAAAACGTTCCCGGAGGATGTACTGGCGATGTTTCCAGTGCTTGCTACGATGTATGGACGGCAGGGCGGGGATCTGAGTGGTGGACAGCAGCAACAGTTGGCGTTCGCTCGGGCATTGGCTTCGCGTCCGGGGTTGTTGCTCCTTGATGAGCCGACAGAAGGCATCCAGCCTTCTATCGTGGAGGACATTAGGCAGGTTATTTTGCAGCTCAAGGCAAAGGGGAACCTCTCGGTTCTGCTGGTAGAGCAGAGTATTGATTTTGTGCGAAGTGCCGCAGATTACATTTATATCATGGACAAAGGAACCATAACCCTGCATGGGACACCGCAAGAGCTGGATATGTCGCAGTTTGAACATCATCTCTCCGTATAG
- the urtD gene encoding urea ABC transporter ATP-binding protein UrtD: MSKSLGKNLKSTEESAVLVAEDITVAFGGFVAVKGMNLKLHEHDLHFLIGPNGAGKTTMLDVICGKTKPMSGSVKMADGTELTRLKEHQIVRKGVGRKFQAPSIFAGLTVQENLTLAAETRRSPLQAIGIRRYGKMSAAMEHVTLQIGLQDRVDARAGALSHGEKQWLEIGMLLLQEPRVLLLDEPAAGMTDEETHKTGRLLQEIARERSVVVVEHDMEFVREFAAKVTVMHEGKLLKEGTMAEVQADPKVAEVYLGKRRDDHAVAATN, translated from the coding sequence ATGTCCAAGTCACTCGGGAAAAACCTAAAGTCTACTGAGGAATCAGCGGTGTTGGTAGCCGAGGATATTACGGTAGCCTTTGGTGGGTTCGTTGCTGTCAAAGGCATGAATCTGAAGTTGCATGAACATGACCTGCATTTTCTGATCGGACCCAATGGTGCTGGAAAAACAACGATGCTGGATGTGATATGCGGCAAAACAAAACCCATGTCCGGCTCGGTGAAGATGGCGGATGGCACGGAATTAACACGACTGAAGGAGCACCAGATTGTTCGCAAAGGTGTGGGACGCAAATTCCAAGCGCCATCGATCTTTGCGGGTCTGACGGTGCAGGAGAATCTGACACTGGCGGCGGAGACTCGCCGTTCCCCTTTGCAAGCCATCGGTATTCGTCGATATGGGAAAATGAGTGCTGCCATGGAGCATGTTACCCTCCAGATTGGTCTGCAAGACCGCGTTGATGCTCGTGCAGGAGCGTTATCGCATGGGGAGAAGCAGTGGCTGGAGATCGGCATGCTGCTTCTGCAGGAGCCACGGGTGTTGTTGCTGGACGAACCAGCCGCAGGCATGACGGATGAAGAAACACACAAGACCGGGCGACTTCTGCAAGAGATTGCGCGTGAGCGCTCGGTTGTGGTGGTGGAGCATGATATGGAGTTTGTGCGAGAGTTCGCAGCCAAGGTAACGGTGATGCATGAAGGAAAACTGCTGAAGGAAGGTACGATGGCGGAGGTACAGGCAGACCCGAAAGTGGCAGAAGTGTATCTGGGCAAAAGGAGGGATGACCATGCTGTCGCTGCAACGAATTGA
- the urtB gene encoding urea ABC transporter permease subunit UrtB translates to MDMFILQMFNGLSISSILLLIALGLAVTFGLMNVINMAHGELIMIGAYATYVTQNLFMSYAPAAWFGAYFVVALPIAFIVAALVGWLLEVVLIRHLYGRPLDSLLATWGVGMMLQQLARTIFGAPNVGVSSPAWLNGGLAISDGIVFPYKRIFIIALVAVVLLCMYLYIYRTSSGRRMRAVMQNRSMAGCLGISTRRVDGMTFAIGSGIAGIAGCALTLIGPIGPSLGTYYIVDAFMVVVLGGVGKLVGTVCGALGIGMFNTLFETYTSASIGKVLVFVCIVAFLQWKPRGLVAMRTRSLD, encoded by the coding sequence ATGGATATGTTTATCCTGCAGATGTTCAACGGTCTGAGTATCAGTTCAATTCTGTTGTTGATTGCATTGGGGCTTGCAGTAACGTTTGGGCTGATGAATGTCATCAATATGGCTCACGGTGAACTGATCATGATCGGTGCATATGCAACGTATGTAACACAAAATCTGTTCATGTCCTATGCTCCAGCGGCTTGGTTTGGTGCCTATTTTGTTGTGGCTCTGCCGATTGCGTTCATTGTAGCTGCTCTGGTTGGCTGGTTGCTTGAAGTGGTTCTGATCAGGCATCTATATGGTAGGCCGCTGGACAGTCTGCTTGCGACATGGGGTGTAGGCATGATGCTGCAACAACTGGCCCGTACAATATTCGGAGCACCCAATGTGGGAGTATCCAGTCCGGCTTGGCTCAATGGGGGATTGGCGATCTCGGATGGTATTGTATTTCCGTATAAACGAATTTTCATTATCGCATTGGTCGCGGTTGTGCTGCTGTGCATGTATCTCTATATCTATCGAACATCTTCCGGAAGACGAATGAGGGCTGTGATGCAGAATCGGAGCATGGCGGGGTGTCTTGGGATTTCGACCCGGCGGGTGGATGGCATGACCTTTGCGATTGGTTCGGGCATTGCCGGAATTGCTGGCTGTGCATTAACGCTCATTGGTCCGATTGGTCCTTCACTTGGTACGTATTATATTGTGGATGCCTTCATGGTCGTTGTCCTGGGTGGCGTAGGGAAATTGGTCGGAACCGTGTGTGGTGCATTGGGGATTGGTATGTTCAACACGCTGTTCGAAACCTATACCTCGGCCTCCATTGGCAAGGTGCTTGTGTTTGTATGTATCGTTGCTTTCCTGCAATGGAAACCACGCGGATTGGTCGCGATGCGCACACGGAGTCTCGATTAA
- a CDS encoding urease subunit gamma — protein MHWTEQEKEKLLITVAANLARERRARGLKLNVPEAIALLTSELMERARDGMSVAELMRYGGTILTREDCMDGVPDMIPEVQVEATFPDGTKLVTVHEPIR, from the coding sequence TTGCACTGGACTGAGCAGGAAAAGGAAAAACTCCTGATTACCGTGGCCGCTAACCTCGCCCGTGAACGAAGAGCACGCGGACTTAAGTTGAATGTTCCCGAAGCCATCGCCTTGTTGACCTCCGAACTGATGGAACGAGCACGGGATGGAATGAGTGTTGCCGAATTAATGAGATACGGAGGCACCATCCTGACACGCGAAGACTGTATGGATGGTGTTCCCGATATGATTCCTGAAGTACAGGTAGAAGCCACATTTCCTGACGGTACAAAACTGGTTACTGTACATGAACCTATACGCTGA
- a CDS encoding urease subunit beta codes for MIPGEYRLKPDDDIICHPDRLTLRLLVLNRGDRPVQVGSHVHFYEVNAALDFDRTSAFGHRLHIPAGTAVRFEPGEEKPVELTTFGGKRQIHGFNGLTEGSADQAPDPLKLEAFLKTFSPPIPDGGEPS; via the coding sequence ATGATTCCTGGTGAATACCGTTTGAAGCCAGATGACGACATCATCTGTCATCCGGATCGTTTAACCCTACGACTCCTTGTCCTTAACCGCGGCGACCGCCCCGTCCAAGTCGGCTCTCACGTTCACTTCTATGAAGTTAATGCAGCACTGGACTTTGATCGCACGTCAGCTTTTGGACATCGCCTGCACATTCCGGCAGGCACCGCAGTTCGCTTCGAACCCGGTGAAGAGAAACCTGTTGAACTCACAACCTTTGGCGGCAAACGTCAGATTCACGGGTTCAACGGGTTAACCGAAGGCTCTGCGGATCAAGCTCCTGATCCACTGAAACTGGAGGCATTCCTGAAGACATTCTCCCCTCCCATACCAGATGGAGGTGAACCTTCATGA
- the ureC gene encoding urease subunit alpha yields the protein MKRMSREQYASMFGPTTGDAVRLADTELWAEIEHDYAVYGDESKFGGGKVIRDGMGQSTTALRSDGTPDTVITNAIIIDHWGIVKADIGIRDGHICAIGKSGNPDTMDGVHPALVIGASTEIIAGEGMIVTAGGIDTHIHFICPQQIQTALSSGVTTMIGGGTGPATGTKATTCTPGAWHIHRMLESAEAFPMNIGYLGKGNSSSTAPLIEQIEAGVIGLKLHEDWGTTPSAIDACLTAAGEHDVQVAIHTDTLNETGFLENTLAAINGRTIHTYHTEGAGGGHAPDIIRAAGESYVIPSSTNPTRPYTRNTVEEHLDMLMVCHHLDPSIPEDVAFADSRIRPETIAAEDILHDLGVFSIISSDSQAMGRVGEVIIRTWQTADKMKKQRGKLELNPNSPSDNDRIKRYVAKYTINPAIAHGIGHLVGSVEVGKLADLIIWKPAYFGVKPEIVIKGGMITFAQMGDPNASIPTPQPVFGRPMFGAYGSAIASGSITFVSQAAADAGIKESLGLKKRVEPVKGCRSVSKKDMIHNDVTPVIEVDPETYEVRADGELLTCEPADELPMAQRYFMF from the coding sequence ATGAAACGAATGAGCCGTGAACAATACGCGTCCATGTTTGGACCGACAACCGGCGATGCCGTAAGACTTGCAGATACCGAACTATGGGCAGAGATTGAACATGATTATGCCGTATACGGAGATGAGAGCAAGTTCGGAGGTGGCAAGGTTATCCGCGACGGGATGGGCCAGTCTACTACTGCTCTGCGAAGTGACGGCACTCCTGATACTGTTATCACCAACGCTATCATTATCGATCATTGGGGCATTGTAAAAGCGGATATCGGCATTCGAGATGGTCACATCTGCGCCATTGGCAAATCCGGTAACCCGGATACAATGGATGGTGTTCATCCCGCACTGGTCATCGGCGCTTCCACCGAAATCATCGCTGGTGAAGGCATGATTGTAACTGCTGGCGGCATTGATACCCACATTCATTTCATCTGCCCACAGCAGATTCAGACTGCGTTATCCTCCGGGGTCACGACCATGATCGGCGGCGGAACAGGACCAGCAACAGGAACCAAAGCCACCACCTGCACACCAGGAGCCTGGCACATCCACCGGATGTTAGAATCGGCAGAGGCTTTTCCCATGAACATCGGTTACCTCGGCAAAGGCAACAGTTCCAGCACCGCACCTTTAATCGAACAGATTGAAGCGGGTGTCATCGGCCTGAAGCTGCATGAAGATTGGGGCACTACCCCGAGCGCTATCGACGCTTGTCTGACTGCCGCCGGGGAACATGATGTTCAAGTGGCTATCCATACCGATACATTGAACGAAACCGGATTTCTCGAAAACACCCTGGCTGCAATCAACGGCCGGACGATCCACACGTACCATACGGAAGGCGCTGGTGGCGGACACGCACCGGATATTATCCGGGCCGCTGGGGAGTCCTACGTTATCCCCTCATCAACCAACCCAACACGACCGTACACACGCAACACTGTAGAAGAGCATCTCGATATGTTGATGGTGTGTCATCACCTGGACCCTTCCATCCCGGAAGATGTAGCTTTTGCAGATTCGCGGATTCGTCCCGAAACCATCGCAGCCGAAGACATTTTGCATGATCTTGGCGTGTTCAGCATCATCAGTTCCGATTCACAGGCCATGGGCCGAGTGGGCGAAGTCATTATCCGCACCTGGCAGACAGCCGACAAAATGAAAAAACAGCGCGGCAAACTTGAGCTCAACCCGAATTCTCCCTCCGATAACGATCGGATCAAGCGATATGTCGCCAAGTACACCATCAATCCAGCTATCGCACACGGAATCGGTCATCTCGTCGGTTCGGTGGAAGTTGGAAAGCTGGCAGATCTAATCATATGGAAACCGGCCTACTTCGGTGTTAAACCCGAGATTGTCATCAAGGGTGGCATGATTACATTTGCCCAGATGGGTGATCCCAATGCGTCCATCCCGACACCTCAGCCCGTATTTGGCAGACCGATGTTCGGAGCTTATGGTAGCGCCATTGCCAGCGGATCAATCACCTTTGTCTCCCAAGCCGCAGCAGATGCCGGGATCAAAGAGTCATTGGGCCTGAAAAAGCGGGTTGAACCCGTTAAAGGCTGTCGCTCAGTCAGCAAAAAAGACATGATTCATAACGACGTCACCCCTGTCATTGAAGTCGATCCCGAAACCTATGAAGTACGCGCCGACGGTGAGCTTCTCACCTGCGAACCCGCAGACGAGTTGCCTATGGCACAGCGGTACTTTATGTTTTGA
- a CDS encoding urease accessory protein UreF, with amino-acid sequence MMNSGTKLLRYVQLLDSALPIGGFSHSFGLEAYTHDGTVQNTAQLEQFIRSQLHSSLVRLDGLAIKGVYQAIKQQDAALLALYDKRVHAQRSPRELRESGHKMGKRLLKLARSLYPWMDFSLIDEAIREYGAYCGITTIHGYINYQLEIELDEAVTGHLYTSVNAYVNSALRLLPIGQTEAQMLIQKLLDDIEAEWALIRENDPEDMHSFGIAQEIYAMRHETLPARLFMS; translated from the coding sequence ATGATGAATAGTGGCACGAAGCTACTCCGTTATGTTCAGCTGCTGGATTCGGCCCTGCCCATCGGTGGTTTCTCCCATTCCTTCGGTCTGGAAGCTTACACGCATGATGGCACCGTGCAAAATACCGCGCAGCTTGAACAGTTTATTCGCAGCCAGCTTCACTCCAGTCTTGTACGACTAGATGGTCTTGCCATCAAAGGCGTCTATCAGGCGATAAAACAGCAAGATGCCGCTCTACTTGCCCTGTATGACAAACGTGTCCACGCCCAGCGCTCCCCTCGGGAACTCAGGGAAAGCGGCCACAAAATGGGAAAACGACTGCTCAAGCTGGCTCGTTCACTCTATCCATGGATGGACTTTTCCCTGATCGATGAGGCTATACGGGAATACGGCGCGTATTGTGGCATCACGACCATTCACGGTTATATCAACTATCAATTGGAGATTGAATTGGATGAAGCCGTTACCGGGCATCTGTATACCTCAGTGAACGCTTATGTGAACAGCGCACTTCGCCTGCTGCCCATCGGACAAACCGAAGCGCAGATGTTGATTCAGAAACTGCTTGATGATATCGAAGCGGAATGGGCGCTCATTCGGGAAAATGACCCGGAAGATATGCACAGCTTCGGAATTGCCCAGGAAATCTACGCCATGCGGCACGAGACCTTACCCGCGCGGCTGTTTATGTCTTAA
- the ureG gene encoding urease accessory protein UreG, protein MCGGANHTHHPEWERKAFDRSRPMRIGIGGPVGSGKTALVEKLSKALRTRYSLAVITNDIYTKEDAEILLRQNALAPERIIGVETGGCPHTAIREDASMNFEAVDELIERFPDLQLIFIESGGDNLSAAFSPELADVFIYIIDVAQGEKLPRKGGPGITRSDLLLINKTDLAPYVGASLEVMKNDTERVREGRPYVMSNLMSGEGVSEIVHWLEHQYMDDDASAAHLHSHSHEHGTHSH, encoded by the coding sequence ATGTGTGGAGGAGCTAATCATACGCATCATCCGGAGTGGGAACGTAAGGCATTTGATCGGAGTCGTCCGATGCGAATTGGAATTGGCGGACCGGTAGGTTCAGGTAAAACAGCCCTTGTGGAGAAGCTGTCCAAGGCACTGCGTACACGTTATAGCCTTGCTGTCATCACGAATGACATTTATACCAAGGAAGATGCCGAAATCTTGCTGCGTCAGAATGCACTGGCACCAGAGCGCATTATCGGCGTCGAGACAGGCGGATGCCCGCACACGGCTATTCGTGAGGATGCCTCCATGAATTTCGAAGCAGTTGACGAGTTGATTGAACGCTTCCCGGATCTGCAACTGATCTTCATCGAAAGCGGCGGCGACAATCTCTCCGCTGCATTCAGTCCGGAACTCGCTGATGTGTTCATCTACATTATCGACGTTGCTCAAGGAGAGAAACTCCCTCGCAAAGGCGGTCCCGGCATCACGCGTTCAGATCTGCTCTTAATCAACAAAACCGACCTCGCCCCTTACGTTGGTGCAAGCCTGGAAGTTATGAAAAATGATACCGAACGGGTACGCGAAGGCCGCCCTTATGTCATGTCTAATCTAATGAGCGGTGAAGGTGTATCCGAGATTGTCCACTGGCTTGAACATCAATATATGGATGACGATGCTTCCGCTGCACATCTGCATTCACACAGCCATGAACATGGCACTCACTCGCATTAA
- a CDS encoding urease accessory protein UreD, which produces MSTGLNINIWMTMLPLHICIHTAMNMALTRINSSSVPTGTEINRNESAGAPVTRRSELRATFAFQGDRTVMTDRYYSAPLRFSRSFRPPGGGTELCVYTSDVSPGVLNGDHYHSEWELGEGTHVMLSSTSATRLHPTPSIPSSVNHHFRLGKGATLEYFPECVIPFKGSSSSLTVTFELEEQAILAYADIWSAGRIHRGEAFQFERYRSLTEIWQGEQLAVWDRFGLEPDTDDPKHSASLLHYTHTAALWMIAPGLGTVELEQVRSALPPDGRMLAGASLLATGGIGVRLLGMAAWELQEQCLQIWNTLRPHLMGKETLVFRK; this is translated from the coding sequence TTGTCCACTGGCTTGAACATCAATATATGGATGACGATGCTTCCGCTGCACATCTGCATTCACACAGCCATGAACATGGCACTCACTCGCATTAATTCATCTTCTGTACCCACGGGAACAGAGATAAATAGGAATGAAAGTGCAGGTGCGCCCGTCACACGCCGCAGCGAGCTTCGGGCCACCTTTGCCTTTCAAGGCGACCGAACTGTCATGACAGATCGTTATTACAGCGCACCACTCCGGTTTAGCCGATCCTTTCGACCTCCCGGAGGCGGAACCGAATTATGTGTGTACACGTCAGACGTCTCGCCCGGAGTCCTTAACGGGGATCATTATCATTCCGAGTGGGAATTAGGTGAAGGCACCCATGTCATGTTGAGCAGCACATCTGCTACCAGACTCCATCCCACACCTTCCATTCCTTCATCCGTTAATCATCACTTTCGGTTGGGAAAAGGGGCCACGCTGGAATACTTTCCTGAATGCGTCATCCCTTTCAAGGGTAGTTCATCATCGCTCACTGTAACCTTTGAGCTGGAAGAACAGGCAATCCTGGCCTATGCAGATATCTGGTCTGCCGGACGGATTCATCGGGGAGAAGCTTTCCAATTCGAGCGTTACCGCAGCTTGACGGAGATATGGCAAGGTGAGCAACTGGCTGTCTGGGATCGATTCGGACTTGAACCGGATACCGATGATCCCAAACACTCGGCGTCTCTCCTTCACTACACACATACTGCTGCGTTATGGATGATCGCCCCGGGGCTTGGTACTGTGGAGTTGGAGCAAGTCAGATCCGCGCTGCCACCAGATGGACGAATGCTCGCAGGTGCAAGTTTGCTGGCAACCGGAGGCATCGGCGTTCGACTCCTTGGCATGGCAGCTTGGGAGCTTCAGGAGCAGTGTCTTCAGATCTGGAACACACTCCGCCCCCATCTGATGGGCAAAGAAACTCTTGTCTTTCGTAAATAA
- a CDS encoding helix-turn-helix domain-containing protein, with amino-acid sequence MQSIYERIEHLIAERGMTKKAFCQQLKISTGNLGDWKRGKSIPSTNKLIEIASFFDVSLDWLMIGRPSKEAMVREKREDYFFDVLRQLNCQESELSTVEQSFISEYIEFTRYRKSKESKDAGDYRYKPENKSENDSEENEA; translated from the coding sequence ATGCAGTCGATCTATGAGCGAATTGAACACCTGATTGCCGAACGAGGAATGACCAAGAAGGCTTTCTGCCAACAGCTGAAGATTAGCACAGGCAATCTGGGTGATTGGAAACGTGGCAAGTCTATTCCGAGTACGAATAAATTAATTGAGATTGCTTCGTTTTTTGATGTGAGCCTCGACTGGCTCATGATTGGACGTCCATCGAAGGAAGCGATGGTTCGGGAAAAACGGGAGGATTATTTTTTTGACGTTTTGCGGCAATTGAATTGCCAAGAAAGTGAATTATCGACTGTGGAACAGTCTTTTATCAGCGAATATATTGAGTTCACCCGTTACCGCAAATCCAAGGAAAGTAAGGATGCAGGCGACTATCGCTACAAACCTGAGAACAAATCAGAGAACGATTCTGAGGAAAATGAAGCGTAA
- a CDS encoding DeoR/GlpR family DNA-binding transcription regulator, which yields MFQEERMQLIVEHLRKHNRISADDIVTLFDVSRDTARRDLIKLEEQDAIIRTRGGAILPPPPQEFRSYKDRLLDVSEEKRAIGKLAAAIVRQGEIIILDSSTTVQACAENLDGKSCTVITNSIHSADLLSNHTAVQIRLLGGKVDKEQRYVYGTSVIETLSHYYVDKAFIGIGGITMDGFSASEEEGKIKHQMMKAAKKVVVLADQSKFDRRYGYRFADWSLVDVLITDQWPTKEWLVFLAEQQVEILIPEPTDDKEL from the coding sequence TTGTTTCAAGAAGAACGAATGCAGCTCATTGTTGAACATCTACGCAAACACAATCGCATCTCAGCCGATGATATTGTCACCTTGTTTGATGTATCACGGGATACTGCACGCAGGGATCTGATTAAGCTTGAGGAACAGGATGCCATTATCCGAACACGTGGCGGCGCGATTCTCCCCCCTCCTCCGCAAGAATTCAGATCCTACAAAGACCGTTTACTCGATGTATCTGAGGAAAAGAGAGCCATCGGCAAACTCGCTGCGGCCATTGTAAGGCAAGGCGAGATCATTATCCTGGACTCTTCCACGACTGTGCAGGCCTGTGCCGAGAACTTAGACGGCAAATCCTGTACCGTCATTACTAATTCGATTCATTCCGCTGATCTTCTCTCCAATCACACTGCTGTCCAGATTCGTTTGCTCGGAGGCAAAGTAGATAAGGAACAACGTTATGTCTACGGTACCTCTGTTATCGAGACCCTCTCCCACTATTATGTAGATAAAGCCTTTATCGGAATTGGCGGTATCACCATGGATGGCTTCAGTGCTTCCGAAGAGGAAGGGAAAATTAAACACCAAATGATGAAAGCTGCCAAGAAAGTTGTTGTTCTTGCAGATCAATCCAAGTTTGATAGGCGGTATGGTTATCGTTTTGCCGACTGGTCATTGGTGGATGTATTGATTACGGATCAATGGCCAACCAAAGAATGGCTTGTTTTTCTAGCCGAACAACAGGTTGAGATTCTCATTCCTGAACCTACAGATGATAAGGAGTTGTAA
- a CDS encoding Cof-type HAD-IIB family hydrolase — protein sequence MKLFATDLDGTLLNIDSQISPENAAAIQKAQQSGMKVTIATGRVYSDVVTISREGGIKTPIIGSNGATIHDADGERLFHLPLERDTAASVMQWLEDHDVYYEASTQQGIYAPRSSHETLLAEMERVLGSNPGEDIARMIRSIKKHYDKKDYHRVNSHLEIPAEAYIYNIMAFSMNPDKVKTGREYFASRSDVAMVVSFEHNFEMQHPDVSKGNALTKLAAHLNISMEDTVAIGDNFNDVSMLKMAGLGIAMGNGEPEIQALAKAITLTNVEHGVAHAIECLLEGKPVSRPETIVGEGQ from the coding sequence ATGAAATTATTTGCCACAGATTTAGATGGAACTTTGTTGAACATAGATAGCCAGATTAGCCCGGAGAATGCCGCAGCCATCCAAAAGGCCCAGCAATCCGGTATGAAAGTTACCATTGCTACAGGACGCGTCTATTCCGATGTTGTGACCATCAGCCGTGAAGGCGGAATCAAAACCCCAATTATCGGCTCCAACGGAGCGACAATTCATGACGCAGACGGTGAACGTTTATTCCATCTTCCGCTCGAGCGTGACACAGCAGCTTCCGTCATGCAGTGGCTGGAAGATCATGATGTTTATTATGAGGCTTCAACGCAACAAGGCATTTATGCCCCGCGTAGCAGTCATGAGACCTTGCTCGCCGAGATGGAACGTGTTCTTGGTTCGAACCCTGGTGAGGACATTGCACGCATGATTCGCTCCATCAAGAAACACTATGACAAAAAAGACTACCACCGCGTAAACAGCCATCTGGAAATTCCGGCAGAAGCCTACATCTATAATATTATGGCCTTCTCCATGAATCCGGACAAAGTAAAGACAGGACGAGAATACTTTGCTTCCCGATCCGATGTCGCCATGGTTGTATCCTTTGAGCATAACTTCGAAATGCAGCACCCGGACGTATCCAAAGGTAATGCCCTAACCAAACTGGCGGCTCACCTGAACATATCCATGGAGGATACCGTAGCTATTGGCGATAACTTCAACGATGTCTCCATGTTAAAAATGGCAGGACTCGGCATCGCCATGGGTAATGGCGAACCCGAAATCCAGGCACTGGCCAAAGCCATAACGCTGACCAATGTGGAGCATGGTGTTGCCCATGCCATCGAATGCCTGCTTGAAGGTAAACCGGTATCCCGCCCAGAAACGATTGTCGGAGAAGGTCAGTAA